The Streptomyces sp. NBC_01268 genome window below encodes:
- the dprA gene encoding DNA-processing protein DprA yields MTAREPDRLARAALTHVVEPGDEHAGRALRRHGAAGFLRLLREGGGEPGPDAFPGTGARRVDGWRRRSRAAVPERDLDLVARLGGRFLVPGDPEWPSQLDDLADARPVGLWVRGPADLRGWALRSVAVVGARACTPYGAHTAATLAAGLAERGWVVTSGAAFGVDGAAHRGALGSGGATVAVLACGVDVPYPPGHAGLLRRIAEQGLVVGELPPGAHPTRGRFVLRNRVIAALTRGTVVVEAEYRSGSLVTARAAARLGRYVMGVPGPVTSGLSAGVHELLRGEATLVTDAAEIVELVGAIGQLAPTRRGPVLPRDLLAPDTARVLEALPGRSPAPLAEIAARAGGHPDHTLAKLYELHSLGFVERRQDAWQLTNTGTEPSNTRHGGT; encoded by the coding sequence GTGACCGCCCGGGAGCCGGACCGCCTCGCCCGCGCCGCCCTCACCCACGTCGTCGAACCGGGCGACGAGCACGCGGGGCGCGCCCTGCGCCGCCACGGGGCCGCCGGCTTCCTGCGGCTGCTCCGGGAGGGGGGCGGGGAGCCGGGGCCCGACGCCTTCCCCGGTACCGGGGCCCGGCGCGTCGACGGCTGGCGGCGCCGGTCCCGCGCGGCCGTACCCGAGCGGGACCTCGACCTCGTCGCCCGGCTCGGCGGACGCTTCCTCGTCCCCGGCGACCCCGAGTGGCCGAGCCAGCTCGACGACCTGGCGGACGCCCGTCCCGTCGGCCTCTGGGTGCGCGGGCCGGCCGACCTGCGCGGCTGGGCGCTGCGCTCCGTCGCCGTCGTCGGCGCCCGCGCCTGCACCCCCTACGGGGCCCACACCGCCGCCACCCTCGCCGCCGGGCTCGCCGAGCGCGGCTGGGTCGTCACCTCCGGTGCGGCCTTCGGCGTCGACGGCGCCGCCCACCGGGGCGCCCTCGGCTCCGGCGGCGCCACCGTCGCCGTCCTCGCCTGCGGGGTCGACGTGCCCTACCCGCCGGGCCACGCCGGACTCCTCCGCCGCATCGCCGAACAGGGCCTGGTCGTCGGCGAACTCCCGCCCGGCGCCCACCCGACCCGCGGCCGGTTCGTCCTGCGCAACCGCGTCATCGCCGCCCTCACCCGCGGCACCGTCGTCGTCGAGGCCGAGTACCGCAGCGGCTCCCTGGTCACCGCCCGCGCCGCGGCCCGGCTCGGCCGGTACGTCATGGGCGTCCCCGGGCCCGTCACCAGCGGACTCTCCGCCGGGGTCCACGAACTCCTGCGCGGCGAGGCCACCCTCGTCACCGACGCCGCGGAGATCGTCGAACTGGTCGGCGCCATCGGCCAGCTCGCCCCGACGCGCCGAGGCCCGGTACTGCCGCGCGACCTGCTCGCCCCCGACACCGCCCGGGTCCTCGAAGCCCTCCCCGGCCGAAGTCCCGCCCCCCTCGCCGAGATCGCCGCCCGCGCCGGCGGGCACCCCGACCACACCCTCGCCAAGCTGTACGAACTCCACTCCCTGGGGTTCGTCGAACGGCGCCAGGACGCCTGGCAGTTGACGAACACGGGGACAGAACCGTCGAACACCCGGCATGGCGGTACTTGA
- the whiG gene encoding RNA polymerase sigma factor WhiG encodes MPQHTSGSDRAAVPPAARGTVRPPAPTSLDELWRSYKDSGDERLREQLILHYSPLVKYVAGRVSVGLPSNVEQADFVSSGVFGLIDAIEKFDVERAIKFETYAITRIRGAMIDELRALDWIPRSVRQKARNVERAYATLEAQLRRTPSEPEVAAEMGVTLEELHSVFSQLSLANVVALEELLHVGGEGGDRLSLMDTLEDTAADNPVEVAEDRELRRLLARAINTLPEREKTVVTLYYYEGLTLAEIGHVLGVTESRVSQIHTKSVLQLRAKLADVGR; translated from the coding sequence ATGCCCCAGCACACCTCCGGGTCTGACCGCGCTGCGGTGCCCCCCGCAGCCCGGGGCACCGTGCGACCGCCCGCACCGACCTCGCTCGACGAGCTGTGGCGCTCGTACAAGGACAGCGGCGACGAGCGGCTGCGGGAGCAGTTGATCCTGCACTACTCGCCCCTCGTGAAGTACGTCGCCGGACGCGTCAGCGTCGGTCTGCCCTCCAACGTGGAGCAGGCCGACTTCGTCTCCTCCGGGGTCTTCGGACTCATCGACGCGATCGAGAAGTTCGACGTCGAGCGGGCCATCAAGTTCGAGACCTACGCCATCACGCGCATCCGCGGCGCGATGATCGACGAACTCCGGGCCCTGGACTGGATCCCCCGCTCCGTGCGCCAGAAGGCCCGCAACGTCGAACGGGCCTACGCCACCCTGGAGGCGCAGCTGCGGCGCACCCCCTCCGAGCCCGAGGTCGCGGCGGAGATGGGCGTCACCCTGGAGGAACTGCACTCCGTCTTCAGCCAGTTGTCCCTGGCCAACGTGGTCGCCCTGGAAGAGCTGCTGCACGTCGGCGGCGAGGGCGGCGACCGGCTCTCCCTGATGGACACGCTCGAGGACACCGCCGCCGACAACCCCGTCGAGGTCGCGGAGGACCGTGAGCTGCGCCGACTGCTCGCGCGGGCGATCAACACCCTCCCGGAGCGGGAGAAGACGGTCGTCACGCTCTACTACTACGAGGGCCTCACCCTCGCCGAGATCGGACACGTCCTCGGCGTCACCGAGAGCCGGGTCAGCCAGATCCACACCAAGTCCGTCCTCCAGCTGCGCGCCAAGCTGGCCGACGTAGGGCGCTGA
- a CDS encoding TetR/AcrR family transcriptional regulator: MAEHRTMQRGALLDAARSLLSEGGTEALTFPALAERTGLARSSVYEYFRSRAAVVEELCAVDFPVWAAEVEAAMAGATTAEGKVEAYVRTQLELVGDRRHRAVVAISASELDDGAREKIRAAHGGLVTMIVDALDGLGRPQPRLEAMLLQGVVDAAVRRIELGAAEDPAVIAEAAVSMALGGVRGA; the protein is encoded by the coding sequence GTGGCCGAGCACCGGACGATGCAGCGAGGCGCCCTGCTGGACGCCGCGCGATCCCTGCTGTCCGAAGGCGGTACGGAGGCGCTGACCTTCCCCGCCCTCGCCGAGCGCACGGGCCTGGCCCGCTCCTCGGTCTACGAGTACTTCCGCTCCCGCGCGGCCGTGGTCGAGGAGCTGTGCGCCGTCGACTTCCCGGTCTGGGCCGCGGAGGTCGAGGCCGCCATGGCCGGCGCCACGACCGCCGAGGGCAAGGTCGAGGCCTATGTGCGCACCCAGCTGGAGCTCGTCGGCGACCGGCGCCACCGCGCGGTCGTCGCCATCTCCGCGAGCGAGCTGGACGACGGCGCCCGCGAGAAGATCCGCGCCGCGCACGGCGGCCTGGTCACCATGATCGTCGACGCCCTCGACGGCCTGGGCCGCCCTCAGCCCCGCCTGGAGGCGATGCTCCTCCAGGGCGTGGTGGACGCGGCGGTCCGCCGTATCGAACTCGGCGCGGCCGAGGACCCGGCGGTCATCGCCGAGGCGGCGGTCTCCATGGCCCTCGGCGGAGTCCGCGGCGCCTGA
- the rpsB gene encoding 30S ribosomal protein S2, whose product MAVVTMRELLESGVHFGHQTRRWNPKMKRFIFTERNGIYIIDLLQSLSYIDRAYEFVKETVAHGGSIMFVGTKKQAQEAIAEQATRVGMPYVNQRWLGGMLTNFSTVYKRLQRLKELEQIDFEDVAASGLTKKELLVLSREKAKLEKTLGGIREMQKVPSAVWIVDTKKEHIAVGEARKLHIPVVAILDTNCDPDEVDYKIPGNDDAIRSVTLLTRVIADAVAEGLIARSGAATGDSKPGEKAAGEPLAEWERDLLTGEKKADEAEVQTSAETEKVADAEAADAAAEVVAEVVAEAPAADAEQA is encoded by the coding sequence ATGGCCGTCGTCACGATGCGGGAGCTGCTGGAGAGCGGCGTCCACTTCGGTCACCAGACCCGTCGCTGGAACCCGAAGATGAAGCGCTTCATCTTCACCGAGCGCAACGGCATCTACATCATCGACCTGCTCCAGTCGCTGTCGTACATCGACCGCGCCTACGAGTTCGTCAAGGAGACCGTCGCGCACGGCGGCTCCATCATGTTCGTCGGTACGAAGAAGCAGGCCCAGGAGGCCATCGCCGAGCAGGCGACGCGCGTCGGCATGCCGTACGTCAACCAGCGCTGGCTGGGTGGCATGCTCACCAACTTCTCCACCGTCTACAAGCGTCTGCAGCGCCTCAAGGAGCTCGAGCAGATCGACTTCGAGGATGTGGCCGCCTCGGGCCTCACCAAGAAGGAGCTCCTGGTCCTCTCCCGCGAGAAGGCCAAGCTGGAGAAGACCCTCGGTGGTATCCGCGAGATGCAGAAGGTGCCGAGCGCCGTCTGGATCGTCGACACCAAGAAGGAGCACATCGCCGTCGGTGAGGCGCGCAAGCTCCACATCCCGGTCGTCGCGATCCTCGACACCAACTGTGACCCCGACGAGGTCGACTACAAGATCCCGGGCAACGACGACGCGATCCGCTCCGTCACCCTGCTCACCCGCGTGATCGCCGACGCCGTCGCCGAGGGCCTCATCGCCCGCTCCGGCGCCGCGACCGGCGACTCGAAGCCGGGCGAGAAGGCCGCCGGCGAGCCCCTCGCCGAGTGGGAGCGCGACCTGCTCACGGGTGAGAAGAAGGCCGACGAGGCCGAGGTCCAGACCTCCGCCGAGACCGAGAAGGTCGCGGACGCCGAGGCTGCCGACGCCGCCGCCGAGGTCGTTGCCGAGGTCGTCGCCGAGGCTCCGGCCGCGGACGCCGAGCAGGCCTGA
- the tsf gene encoding translation elongation factor Ts: MANYTAADVKKLRELTGAGMMDCKKALDEADGDVDKAVEALRIKGQKGVAKREGRSAENGAVVSLIADDNTAGTIVELKCETDFVAKGDKFLAVANALAAHVAATAPADIEALLASEIEAGKTVQAFVDEANANLGEKIVLDRFAQFADGYVSAYMHRTMPDLPPQIGVLVELDKENAEVAKGVAQHIAAFAPKYLTKEEIPADVVESERRIAEETTRAEGKPEAAIAKIVEGRLNGFFKDATLLGQPYALDNKKSVQKVLDEAGVTLKRFARIKVGI; this comes from the coding sequence ATGGCGAACTACACCGCCGCTGACGTCAAGAAGCTCCGCGAGCTCACCGGCGCCGGCATGATGGACTGCAAGAAGGCCCTGGACGAGGCCGACGGCGATGTCGACAAGGCCGTCGAGGCCCTGCGCATCAAGGGCCAGAAGGGTGTCGCCAAGCGTGAGGGCCGCTCCGCCGAGAACGGCGCCGTGGTCTCCCTCATCGCGGACGACAACACCGCCGGCACGATCGTCGAGCTGAAGTGCGAGACGGACTTCGTCGCCAAGGGTGACAAGTTCCTCGCCGTCGCCAACGCGCTGGCCGCGCACGTCGCCGCCACCGCCCCGGCCGACATCGAGGCGCTGCTCGCCTCCGAGATCGAGGCCGGCAAGACCGTCCAGGCGTTCGTGGACGAGGCCAACGCCAACCTCGGCGAGAAGATCGTCCTCGACCGCTTCGCGCAGTTCGCCGACGGCTACGTCTCCGCGTACATGCACCGCACCATGCCCGACCTGCCGCCGCAGATCGGTGTCCTGGTCGAGCTGGACAAGGAGAACGCCGAGGTCGCGAAGGGTGTCGCGCAGCACATCGCCGCGTTCGCCCCGAAGTACCTGACCAAGGAAGAGATCCCGGCCGACGTCGTCGAGTCCGAGCGTCGCATCGCCGAGGAGACCACCCGCGCCGAGGGCAAGCCCGAGGCCGCGATCGCCAAGATCGTCGAGGGTCGCCTCAACGGCTTCTTCAAGGACGCCACGCTGCTCGGTCAGCCGTACGCCCTTGACAACAAGAAGTCCGTCCAGAAGGTCCTGGACGAGGCCGGTGTCACCCTGAAGCGCTTCGCCCGCATCAAGGTCGGCATCTGA
- the pyrH gene encoding UMP kinase, translating into MNSAAQGDDNNGKKTGRYMLKLSGEAFSGGTGLGVDPDVVHAIAREIAAVVRDGAEIAIVIGGGNFFRGAELQQRGMDRARSDYMGMLGTVMNCLALQDFLEKEGIDSRVQTAITMGQVAEPYIPLRAVRHLEKGRVVIFGAGMGMPYFSTDTTAAQRALEIDAEALLMGKNGVDGVYDSDPKANPDAVKFDALEYGEVLSRDLKVADATAITLCRDNNLPILVFELLAAGNIARAVKGEKIGTLVSDQGTRA; encoded by the coding sequence ATGAATAGCGCCGCACAGGGCGACGACAACAACGGCAAGAAGACCGGCCGCTACATGCTGAAGCTGTCCGGAGAAGCCTTCTCCGGAGGCACCGGGCTGGGGGTCGACCCGGACGTCGTGCACGCCATCGCGCGCGAGATCGCCGCCGTGGTCCGTGACGGCGCGGAGATCGCGATCGTGATCGGCGGAGGCAACTTCTTCCGCGGCGCCGAGCTCCAGCAGCGCGGCATGGACCGGGCCCGCTCGGACTACATGGGCATGCTCGGCACCGTGATGAACTGCCTCGCCCTCCAGGACTTCCTGGAGAAGGAGGGCATCGACTCCCGCGTCCAGACCGCCATCACCATGGGCCAGGTCGCGGAGCCGTACATCCCGCTGCGCGCCGTGCGCCACCTGGAGAAGGGCCGCGTCGTCATCTTCGGCGCCGGCATGGGCATGCCGTACTTCTCCACCGACACCACCGCCGCGCAGCGCGCGCTGGAGATCGACGCCGAGGCCCTGCTCATGGGCAAGAACGGTGTCGACGGGGTCTACGACTCCGACCCGAAGGCCAACCCGGACGCGGTCAAGTTCGACGCTCTGGAGTACGGCGAGGTGCTCTCCCGCGACCTCAAGGTCGCCGACGCCACCGCCATCACGCTGTGCCGGGACAACAACCTCCCGATCCTCGTCTTCGAACTGCTCGCCGCGGGCAATATCGCGCGCGCGGTGAAGGGTGAGAAGATCGGCACTCTCGTGAGCGACCAGGGCACCCGGGCCTGA
- the frr gene encoding ribosome recycling factor has protein sequence MIEETLLEAEEKMEKAVVVAKEDFAAIRTGRAHPAMFNKIVADYYGAITPINQLASFSVPEPRMAVVTPFDKSALRNIEQAIRDSDLGVNPSNDGNIIRVTFPELTEERRREYVKVAKTKAEDSKVSIRSVRRKAKDALDKLVKDKEAGEDEVRRAEKELDDTTAKYVAQVDELLKHKEAELLEV, from the coding sequence GTGATCGAAGAGACCCTCCTCGAGGCCGAGGAGAAGATGGAGAAGGCGGTCGTGGTCGCCAAGGAGGACTTCGCCGCGATCCGCACCGGCCGTGCGCACCCGGCGATGTTCAACAAGATCGTGGCCGACTACTACGGCGCCATCACCCCCATCAACCAGCTGGCGTCGTTCTCGGTGCCGGAGCCGCGCATGGCCGTGGTGACCCCGTTCGACAAGAGCGCGCTGCGCAACATCGAGCAGGCCATCCGCGACTCGGACCTGGGCGTCAACCCCAGCAACGACGGCAACATCATCCGTGTGACGTTCCCCGAGCTGACCGAGGAGCGCCGCCGCGAGTACGTCAAGGTCGCGAAGACCAAGGCCGAGGACTCGAAGGTCTCCATCCGCTCCGTGCGCCGCAAGGCCAAGGACGCCCTCGACAAGCTGGTCAAGGACAAGGAGGCCGGCGAGGACGAGGTGCGCCGCGCCGAGAAGGAGCTCGACGACACCACCGCGAAGTACGTCGCGCAGGTGGACGAGCTGCTGAAGCACAAGGAAGCCGAGCTCCTCGAGGTCTGA
- a CDS encoding phosphatidate cytidylyltransferase produces MNDSSWGAPAGTGFGGPDQGPAPAGPAYEGRQAAQTRPMPIVSDDVPAGDNQDDHDRGAAQQGGPPFRDETPHEHPQEPMSSPSQPTPAPSPRQQPRQKKSAGRDLGAAIGVGLGLGAVIIASLFIWKPVFVGVITVAVVVGLWELTSRLQERKGIKAPLVPLAVGGAAMVVAGYVRGAEGAWVAMALTALAVLVWRMTEAPEGYLKDVTAGVFAAFYVPFLATFVAMLLTADDGPQRVLTFLILTVVSDTGAYAVGWRFGKHKLAPRISPGKTREGLLGAVTFAMAAGALCMQFMIDDGTWWQGLVLGLAVAASATLGDLGESMIKRDLGIKDMGTLLPGHGGIMDRLDSLLPTAPVVWLLLVLFVGSG; encoded by the coding sequence ATGAACGACTCTTCCTGGGGGGCCCCGGCCGGAACCGGCTTCGGGGGACCCGACCAGGGCCCCGCCCCGGCGGGTCCCGCCTACGAAGGGCGGCAGGCGGCGCAGACTCGGCCCATGCCCATCGTGTCCGACGACGTTCCCGCCGGCGACAACCAGGACGATCACGACCGGGGGGCCGCCCAGCAGGGCGGTCCCCCGTTCCGTGACGAGACGCCGCACGAGCACCCGCAGGAGCCCATGTCCAGCCCGTCCCAGCCCACCCCCGCGCCTTCGCCCCGGCAGCAGCCGCGGCAGAAGAAGAGCGCGGGCCGTGACCTGGGCGCGGCCATAGGGGTCGGCCTCGGCCTCGGTGCCGTCATCATCGCGTCGCTGTTCATCTGGAAGCCCGTGTTCGTCGGCGTCATAACGGTCGCCGTGGTGGTCGGACTGTGGGAGCTCACCTCCCGCCTGCAGGAGCGCAAGGGCATCAAGGCCCCGCTGGTCCCGCTCGCGGTCGGCGGCGCGGCCATGGTCGTCGCCGGGTACGTGCGGGGTGCCGAGGGCGCCTGGGTCGCGATGGCCCTGACCGCGCTCGCCGTGCTGGTGTGGCGGATGACGGAAGCTCCCGAGGGCTATCTGAAGGACGTTACGGCGGGCGTCTTCGCCGCGTTCTACGTGCCGTTCCTCGCGACCTTCGTGGCGATGCTGCTGACCGCCGACGACGGCCCGCAGCGGGTGCTGACCTTCCTGATCCTCACGGTGGTCAGCGACACCGGCGCCTACGCCGTCGGCTGGCGCTTCGGCAAGCACAAGCTGGCCCCGCGCATCAGCCCCGGCAAGACCCGCGAGGGCCTGCTCGGCGCGGTGACCTTCGCGATGGCGGCCGGCGCGCTGTGCATGCAGTTCATGATCGACGACGGCACCTGGTGGCAGGGCCTGGTCCTCGGCCTCGCGGTCGCCGCCAGCGCGACCCTGGGCGACCTGGGCGAGTCGATGATCAAGCGCGACCTCGGCATCAAGGACATGGGCACGCTGCTGCCCGGCCACGGCGGCATCATGGACCGACTGGACTCCCTGCTGCCGACGGCGCCGGTGGTCTGGCTGCTCCTGGTGCTGTTCGTGGGCAGCGGCTGA
- a CDS encoding MFS transporter: protein MTPKAHSARKPPGALTVLLTLASGQFLMALDSSVMNVSIATVAADVDTTVTGIQGAITAYTLVMAMFMIPGGKVGALIGRKKAFMIGCCIYGVGSLTTALAPSLPVLLIGWSFLEGIGAALIMPAIVALVAGNFPTERRPYAYGVVAAAGAVAIALGPLIGGVATTYFSWRWVFAGEVLLVLVILVFARSIADAVSEERPRIDLVGALLSAAGLGIFVYGVLRSDEWGWVRPKADAPAWLGVSMVVWTGLAGLFLIWLFLRWETRLVKRGKEPLIDPHMLHNRQLTGGLTMFFFQYLVQMGVFFVVPLYLSVALGLSALATGAHILPLSVTLLAAAILIPRFLPDVSPRRVVRLGVLALLAGAVVLMAALDADAGAEIVTLPLLLIGLGMGALASQLGSVTVSAVPDRQSAEVGGIQNSVTNLGASIGTALAGSLMIAVLTSSFLTSVEQNPAIPADVKSTASVELESGVPFLSDAQLTTALDEAGVSPEVADAALEVNAAARLDGLRAALAILAAASALALFFTSSIPRTQPGAPAPPRPDA from the coding sequence ATGACACCGAAGGCTCACTCGGCCCGGAAGCCCCCGGGGGCCCTGACCGTCCTGCTGACCCTCGCGTCGGGACAGTTCCTGATGGCGCTCGACAGCTCCGTCATGAACGTGTCCATCGCGACCGTGGCCGCAGACGTCGACACCACGGTGACCGGCATCCAGGGCGCCATCACCGCGTACACGCTGGTCATGGCGATGTTCATGATCCCCGGCGGCAAGGTGGGGGCGCTGATCGGCCGCAAGAAGGCCTTCATGATCGGCTGCTGCATCTACGGCGTCGGCTCGCTCACCACCGCCCTCGCGCCCAGCCTGCCGGTGCTGCTGATCGGCTGGTCCTTCCTCGAAGGCATCGGAGCGGCGCTCATCATGCCCGCGATCGTGGCCCTGGTGGCCGGCAACTTCCCCACCGAACGGCGCCCCTACGCGTACGGCGTCGTGGCCGCCGCCGGAGCCGTCGCCATCGCGCTCGGCCCGCTCATCGGCGGCGTCGCCACGACCTACTTCTCCTGGCGCTGGGTCTTCGCCGGCGAGGTGCTGCTGGTCCTCGTCATCCTCGTGTTCGCCCGCTCCATCGCCGACGCCGTGTCCGAGGAGCGCCCGCGCATCGACCTCGTCGGCGCGCTGCTGTCCGCCGCCGGGCTCGGGATCTTCGTGTACGGCGTGCTGCGCTCCGACGAGTGGGGCTGGGTCCGGCCCAAGGCCGACGCGCCCGCCTGGCTCGGCGTGTCCATGGTCGTGTGGACGGGCCTGGCGGGGCTGTTCCTCATCTGGCTCTTCCTGCGCTGGGAGACCCGGCTGGTCAAGCGGGGCAAGGAGCCCCTCATCGACCCGCACATGCTGCACAACCGGCAGCTCACCGGCGGCCTGACCATGTTCTTCTTCCAGTACCTCGTCCAGATGGGCGTCTTCTTCGTCGTCCCGCTCTACCTCTCCGTCGCCCTCGGCCTCTCCGCGCTGGCCACCGGCGCGCACATCCTGCCCCTCTCGGTGACCCTGCTGGCCGCCGCGATCCTCATCCCGCGCTTCCTCCCGGACGTCTCACCCCGCCGGGTCGTGCGCCTCGGGGTCCTCGCGCTGCTCGCCGGCGCGGTCGTCCTGATGGCGGCCCTCGACGCCGACGCGGGCGCGGAGATCGTCACCCTCCCCCTGCTCCTGATCGGCCTCGGCATGGGTGCGCTCGCCTCCCAGCTGGGCTCGGTCACCGTCTCCGCCGTCCCCGACCGGCAGAGCGCGGAGGTCGGCGGCATCCAGAACTCCGTCACCAACCTCGGCGCCTCCATCGGCACCGCCCTGGCCGGCTCGCTCATGATCGCGGTGCTCACCTCCTCGTTCCTGACCAGCGTGGAGCAGAACCCGGCCATCCCCGCCGACGTCAAGAGCACCGCCTCCGTCGAGCTGGAGAGCGGCGTCCCGTTCCTCTCCGACGCCCAGCTCACGACCGCCCTCGACGAGGCCGGCGTCAGCCCCGAGGTCGCCGACGCCGCGCTGGAGGTCAACGCCGCCGCCCGCCTCGACGGCCTGCGCGCCGCCCTCGCGATCCTGGCCGCGGCCTCCGCCCTGGCCCTCTTCTTCACCTCGTCCATCCCCAGAACCCAGCCAGGCGCACCGGCGCCCCCACGACCGGACGCCTGA
- the rlmN gene encoding 23S rRNA (adenine(2503)-C(2))-methyltransferase RlmN produces MPKPGELTFVAPRGAKQPPRHLADLTPAERKEAVAAIGEKPFRAKQLSTHYFARYAHDPAEWTDIPAGSREKLAGELLPDLMSVVRHISCDDDTTRKTLWRLHDGTLVESVLMRYPDRVTMCISSQAGCGMNCPFCATGQAGLDRNLSTAEIVHQIVDGMRALRDGEVPGGPARLSNIVFMGMGEPLANYKRVVGAVRRLTDPEPDGLGLSQRGITVSTVGLVPAMLRFADEGFKCRLAVSLHAPDDELRDTLVPVNTRWKVREVLDAAWEYAEKSGRRVSIEYALIRDINDQAWRGDLLGKLLKGKRVHVNLIPLNPTPGSKWTASRPEDEKAFVEAIARHGVPVTVRDTRGQEIDGACGQLAAAER; encoded by the coding sequence ATGCCCAAGCCCGGAGAACTCACTTTCGTCGCCCCGCGCGGAGCCAAGCAGCCCCCGCGGCACCTCGCCGACCTCACGCCCGCCGAGCGCAAGGAGGCGGTCGCCGCGATCGGCGAGAAGCCGTTTCGCGCCAAGCAGCTGTCCACGCACTACTTCGCGCGCTACGCGCACGACCCGGCGGAGTGGACCGACATCCCGGCCGGTTCGCGCGAGAAGCTGGCGGGGGAGCTGCTGCCCGACCTGATGTCGGTGGTGCGGCACATCTCGTGCGACGACGACACCACCCGCAAGACGCTGTGGCGGCTGCACGACGGCACGCTCGTCGAGTCGGTGCTCATGCGCTACCCGGACCGGGTGACCATGTGCATCTCCTCGCAGGCGGGCTGCGGGATGAACTGCCCGTTCTGCGCCACCGGCCAGGCGGGGCTCGACCGCAACCTGTCCACGGCCGAGATCGTGCACCAGATCGTCGACGGCATGCGCGCCCTGCGCGACGGCGAGGTCCCCGGCGGGCCGGCCCGGCTGTCCAACATCGTCTTCATGGGCATGGGCGAGCCGCTCGCCAACTACAAGCGGGTCGTCGGCGCCGTCCGCCGGCTCACCGACCCCGAGCCGGACGGCCTCGGCCTGTCCCAGCGCGGCATCACCGTCTCCACCGTCGGGCTCGTCCCGGCGATGCTGCGGTTCGCCGACGAGGGCTTCAAGTGCCGCCTCGCGGTCTCGCTGCACGCCCCCGACGACGAGCTGCGCGACACCCTGGTCCCCGTGAACACCCGGTGGAAGGTCCGCGAGGTCCTCGACGCCGCCTGGGAGTACGCGGAGAAGTCCGGGCGCCGCGTCTCCATCGAGTACGCCCTGATCCGGGACATCAACGACCAGGCCTGGCGCGGCGACCTCCTCGGCAAGCTGCTCAAGGGCAAGCGGGTGCACGTCAACCTGATCCCGCTGAACCCGACGCCCGGTTCGAAGTGGACCGCGTCCCGTCCCGAGGACGAGAAGGCGTTCGTCGAGGCCATCGCCCGGCACGGCGTGCCCGTCACCGTCCGCGACACCCGCGGACAGGAGATCGACGGTGCCTGTGGACAGCTGGCCGCCGCCGAACGCTGA
- a CDS encoding thiamine ABC transporter substrate-binding protein, whose product MNTKKAAAVAIVAALGVTTLAACGGGDGGKDKATGTPAPKTVTLVSHDSFNASKEVLAEFTRQTGFTVKVLKSGDAGEAVNKEILTKGSPQGDVFFGVDNTLLSRALDNGIFTPYEAKGLNRIPAALQLDKEHRVTPIDSGDICVNYDKQYFAGKKLAPPQSFDDLAKPAYKDLLVVENPERSSPGLGFLLGTAAEYGDGGWQDYWKKLKANGVKTVDSWELAYNQEFSGSAGGKKAKGDRPLVVSYASSPPVEVLYSEPQPKVAPTGVSTGTCFRQTEFAGLLNGAKNPEGGKALIDFLISKKFQDDMPLQMFVNPVTTDATLPELFTKHGVVVDKPETMAPDKIAANRDQWIQQWTLLVLK is encoded by the coding sequence GTGAACACCAAGAAGGCCGCCGCCGTCGCGATCGTCGCGGCGCTCGGCGTCACCACCCTCGCCGCCTGCGGCGGCGGGGACGGCGGCAAGGACAAGGCCACCGGCACGCCCGCGCCGAAGACCGTCACGCTCGTCAGCCACGACTCCTTCAACGCCTCCAAGGAGGTGCTGGCGGAGTTCACCCGGCAGACCGGTTTCACGGTCAAGGTCCTCAAGAGCGGCGACGCCGGCGAGGCCGTCAACAAGGAGATCCTGACCAAGGGCTCCCCCCAGGGCGACGTCTTCTTCGGCGTCGACAACACCCTGCTCTCCCGCGCCCTCGACAACGGCATCTTCACGCCGTACGAGGCGAAGGGCCTGAACCGGATCCCCGCCGCGCTCCAGCTGGACAAGGAGCACCGGGTCACCCCGATCGACTCCGGCGACATCTGCGTCAACTACGACAAGCAGTACTTCGCCGGCAAGAAGCTGGCGCCGCCGCAGTCCTTCGACGACCTGGCCAAGCCCGCGTACAAGGACCTCCTCGTCGTCGAGAACCCCGAGCGCTCCTCCCCGGGCCTCGGCTTCCTCCTCGGCACCGCCGCCGAGTACGGCGACGGAGGCTGGCAGGACTACTGGAAGAAGCTCAAGGCCAACGGCGTGAAGACCGTCGACAGCTGGGAGCTCGCCTACAACCAGGAGTTCTCCGGCTCCGCCGGCGGCAAGAAGGCCAAGGGCGACCGCCCGCTCGTCGTCTCCTACGCCTCCAGCCCGCCGGTCGAGGTGCTCTACTCCGAGCCCCAGCCGAAGGTGGCGCCCACCGGTGTCTCCACCGGCACCTGCTTCCGGCAGACCGAGTTCGCGGGCCTGCTGAACGGGGCGAAGAACCCCGAGGGCGGCAAGGCGCTGATCGACTTCCTGATCTCCAAGAAGTTCCAGGACGACATGCCGCTCCAGATGTTCGTCAACCCGGTCACGACCGACGCGACCCTCCCCGAGCTGTTCACCAAGCACGGCGTGGTCGTCGACAAGCCGGAGACCATGGCGCCCGACAAGATCGCCGCCAACCGTGACCAGTGGATCCAGCAGTGGACCTTGCTCGTCCTGAAGTAG